Part of the Oreochromis aureus strain Israel breed Guangdong linkage group 20, ZZ_aureus, whole genome shotgun sequence genome, tgactttcattcaTCCTCTGTCCAGCGCATATTCCACCTCTGCAGGTTCTCTTCCACCAGCTCCCtcctctcactacagatcaccatgtcatctgcaaacaaacTGTTACCCACCAATGTCCCACTGCTCTCATAGTAATTTTAGGGTAATTTTAatcacacataataataataaggtaGGAAGCTTTCTATAAAACAGTTACATCTTTGATATCTATAAATATGTTTTCATCAGGGGATAATCATACTGCCCCTGCTGTAAATGTCAAACTCCTTGTAGCGCAGATAATCTTTCAGCctgggaggaagaggaaggaagTTGATAAAAGCTGGTGCTCTCAAACGCAGGCATCTGAGGTGCTCCCTTATCCGCAGGCGACACAGGTGCTTCAGGCTCCGCACATTTCCTGTCAGACAAAAAAAGTCAGTAAAGTCAGCAACTACGGATGAAGCGCACATTTTTGCTGACAACAGGTAGTGAGCAGTTCATACTTTGAATGTGGCAGATTTCTGGCCACTGTTTCTGCTCCTTCAGTGTGTCTTTTAGTTTGGTGCAGAAGGAGACATGGTCAGTGTAGTCAAGCATGATGCGCACCACCTGGGCAGATAAGTGCTTCAGCCAGGATACTGTTATCACCTCGCAGAACTAGAAAGGAATAGAGAGATGCGACAGTCAATGTGAAACTTTGTAGAAAAGCATTACTCCATTGCACTTCACACGTTCCACTctttataacttttttttagcATAAACATGGCCTCACCACCATGTCTTTAATGACTGACGTCGTCCAAGCAGTGTAATCATGGGAACTGTCACCATATGGACAGTCAAAGCAGCGCTTCACGTCATAACCATGGTTCAGGATCATTCTCAGCATAACCTCATCTTTTAAGGCATACTGCAGCGCTGAGGGGAAATGAGTGGTGTTGACACGGGAGTAGTAGTTGACATTTGCCCCATACTTCAGCAAGATGTTGATCAGTTCATAATTGCCCTGTCTCAGAGCCACCTGTAGACAGTTGATGGGATCCTGGTTCACGAGAGCCCCGGCCTCTAACAGTAAGCGGGTGCACTGGAGGTCATTGTTGGACACGGCAAAAAAGAGGGCAGACTTGCGGTCATCATCATAGTTGCGGCGGATCCTTGGGTGCAGCATGAAGTTTGGATCGTAGCCAGTTTTGAGCAGTATCTCCACACACTGGGCGTGTCCCCCAGCAGCTGCAGAATGGAGAGGACTCATCCCACTTTCCTTTACAGCATGCAGCTTAGTCACTGGGATGAGGTGTTCCAGTgccctgtaaaaaaaaaaaaaaaaaaactttatgtaAGAACATGATATTGGTTGAAACCGTATTTGAAGATCCAGGAAAATGAGTATAGATAATCCTCACAGTCTGTGTCCATGGTATGCCACTCGGTGAATTGGCAGGTGCCCACTATAAAGGGGTACGTTTGGATCTGCACCGTGTTCCAGCAGCGAGGAGATTATGTCAGGATTTCCTGATGCCGCTGCATCAAACAAAATCGTACCTGACTCCGATTCACACCACACCTGTGCAcctacaaaatgaattaaagcaCTATGAGAACACACATTTACTGATATACATAAGTAAAAAGCAAAAGGAGGTTAAATCACTACATTTACCTTTCTGTAACAGAACCTCCACCACATTTAGATGTCCATTCTGTGCAGCCAGAGCCAGTggagttttctttttaacatcaCATGCATTTGGATTAGCACCAGACTCTAAGagcagatacacaaaattcTCCAAGCCTAAAAACGCGGACTCATGTAGAGCTGTCCTGTTCAGTGGTCCGGTTTGGTCTATTTTGGCATTGTAACGAAGCAACAGCGTGGCCAAATCATACTGATCATTTAGAATAGCTGTGAGCAAAAGGAACAGGAGAGAAAAGGATGAGAAAGTGACACACATGTTGAGGTATCTCTAAAATAACATGTGTTTGAAGTTAGATGAACATAGTGCGAGATACCTGCCACTAATGGAGAATCCTGCTCGTCATTCTGGAGATCTGGGTTGCTGCCATTCTGTAACAGGAATGTAGCATTCTCTCTGAGCCCATGGACCACAGCTAAAAACAGTGGCGTCTCACCCTTCAGAGTGCGACACTGGGCTGCGCCCGGGGGTGATGCTGGAACCCAAACACCCAGGAACCGATCAACACCTCAGGGTTAAAATGAACAAGCCTGTGCCAGTCAAAAGTTACAGCTACATTTACCTGAAAAGATCATCTCTAGCACCTTCTTATTCTGCTGTGCTGCAGCCTCATGCAGCGGGATCCATCCCCGTGTATCAACTCTGGACAGAGTCTCTGGTTGGGCTGCAAGTCTGTTCAAGGCATCCTCATCACCTGAATATGAAGACGGGACGTATCAGAGCTTTGAGCAAGATTCATAATTGTCAGAATCAGCGCTGAGGGTAAAAGTCATCGGCTTACCCTCCTTAATTGCTTTAAAAATCTCCTCAGGGTCTTCACAGGGTTTCAGATCACTATTGAAAGTTATTGCACAGGATAAGGATTcacttaaacaaaaaaaacattcataatATAGATACTTATATTTGAATGCTAGGTGAGTAGATAGGAACCTTGGATTTAATCCTTTTAGCTTTCTATACTGAATTATACTTTGTTCAATAATATATTGCGTTGCCTCATCTTCATCCAAGTCTTCCTCTGACTGATAAAAGTCATCTTCTGTTTTCATGCTCATCTGACAAGTGTAAAAAGAGCCAGTGCCGAAGGGGTTACTCTGAGGACAGACAGCTATAAGGTAAACAAGAGCATTAAATCACACACCACTCGCAGTCCTGAATAACAACTGCAACACAGTGCAGCTAAGCAGGAAATGTGGCAGTCAGTCTCATTGTTTTGACTTTACTGACACCATAATGCATGCAGGATATTAGATCTAATGACTTTAATTGGACTTATTGTCCCAATTTTCAGTCTAATAACTCTCAATATCAAAAGCAAGTCTCTGGTTGAGAagctggagtttttctttctttcagcatggccaaaacaaacaaatggagaGTCACAAATGACTCCAGTGGGCATTTCTTAaaaagaatatataaagcagCAGAGGTAATGCTGTTACGAGAACAGAGACTGCAACACGACACAAAGTTATAGCATGGAAATTCAAATGCCACATGTATTACAACAGTTTGTATAATACGACAGCATGGCATTCAAGCTCCACACTAATCAAGTTTTTaaccaaataaaatgtttttcatcGTGTGGTGTTTACCTTCAGTCAAAAAGCTGCTCTCTGTGTAGTTTTAACACCAATATAGCCAAGGGGCTCCTTAGCAGCCACACATACTGGGGCTATTTATATCCCgccctcacagacacacacatactatAAATATCAGATCACAAGGTCTTCACAGCCAGTTTCTAGTTTTGACCCACTAAGCAACTGCAATAACTGCCATCATTCAACTCATAACCAATCGTATTCATAATGCAAAATCTAATATTCAAACACAAACCAACAGTTGGTTCACTTTGGAAGTTAACCCCCTccataaaatatgtaaaatacaatttttcagatttaacaagcttgttttctttgtgcatAACACACTGTTAA contains:
- the asb14b gene encoding dynein heavy chain 12, axonemal isoform X2, with the protein product MIFSASPPGAAQCRTLKGETPLFLAVVHGLRENATFLLQNGSNPDLQNDEQDSPLVAAILNDQYDLATLLLRYNAKIDQTGPLNRTALHESAFLGLENFVYLLLESGANPNACDVKKKTPLALAAQNGHLNVVEVLLQKGAQVWCESESGTILFDAAASGNPDIISSLLEHGADPNVPLYSGHLPIHRVAYHGHRLALEHLIPVTKLHAVKESGMSPLHSAAAGGHAQCVEILLKTGYDPNFMLHPRIRRNYDDDRKSALFFAVSNNDLQCTRLLLEAGALVNQDPINCLQVALRQGNYELINILLKYGANVNYYSRVNTTHFPSALQYALKDEVMLRMILNHGYDVKRCFDCPYGDSSHDYTAWTTSVIKDMVFCEVITVSWLKHLSAQVVRIMLDYTDHVSFCTKLKDTLKEQKQWPEICHIQRNVRSLKHLCRLRIREHLRCLRLRAPAFINFLPLPPRLKDYLRYKEFDIYSRGSMIIP
- the asb14b gene encoding dynein heavy chain 12, axonemal isoform X1; amino-acid sequence: MSMKTEDDFYQSEEDLDEDEATQYIIEQSIIQYRKLKGLNPSDLKPCEDPEEIFKAIKEGDEDALNRLAAQPETLSRVDTRGWIPLHEAAAQQNKKVLEMIFSASPPGAAQCRTLKGETPLFLAVVHGLRENATFLLQNGSNPDLQNDEQDSPLVAAILNDQYDLATLLLRYNAKIDQTGPLNRTALHESAFLGLENFVYLLLESGANPNACDVKKKTPLALAAQNGHLNVVEVLLQKGAQVWCESESGTILFDAAASGNPDIISSLLEHGADPNVPLYSGHLPIHRVAYHGHRLALEHLIPVTKLHAVKESGMSPLHSAAAGGHAQCVEILLKTGYDPNFMLHPRIRRNYDDDRKSALFFAVSNNDLQCTRLLLEAGALVNQDPINCLQVALRQGNYELINILLKYGANVNYYSRVNTTHFPSALQYALKDEVMLRMILNHGYDVKRCFDCPYGDSSHDYTAWTTSVIKDMVFCEVITVSWLKHLSAQVVRIMLDYTDHVSFCTKLKDTLKEQKQWPEICHIQRNVRSLKHLCRLRIREHLRCLRLRAPAFINFLPLPPRLKDYLRYKEFDIYSRGSMIIP